In Pelmatolapia mariae isolate MD_Pm_ZW linkage group LG13, Pm_UMD_F_2, whole genome shotgun sequence, a genomic segment contains:
- the pcbd1 gene encoding pterin-4-alpha-carbinolamine dehydratase: protein MAGKVQALTEEERAHILPLLRNAQWVEVVGRDAIYKEFIFKDFNQAFGFMSRVALHAEKLNHHPEWFNVYNKVQITLSTHDCGGLSQRDISLATLIDQASLM, encoded by the exons ATG GCTGGTAAGGTCCAAGCTCTGACTGAAGAGGAGAGGGCCCACATACTCCCCCTGCTACGCAACGCTCAGTGGGTGGAGGTCGTTGGACGAGATGCTATTTACAAAGAGTTTATTTTCAAAGACTTCAATCAG GCTTTTGGCTTTATGTCCAGAGTGGCTTTACATGCAGAGAAGTTGAACCATCATCCTGAGTGGTTCAATGTCTATAATAAG GTCCAGATAACTCTCAGCACGCATGACTGTGGAGGGCTGTCCCAACGTGACATCTCTTTGGCCACCTTGATTGACCAGGCATCTCTAATGTGA
- the sgpl1 gene encoding sphingosine-1-phosphate lyase 1 isoform X2, with product MSSKSALEVYKEMVLVYLEEGRQQVNSRCAHLEPWQIIGVTVITTLGALWVKGFLFQQESLTSRIKKQCFRLIRKIPFVGGAIQSQLNKALDDMSASLCTLKEGMSYTTELPSKGLSQAKVMEKIKEYDTLNEVKWDKGLVSGAVYWGDESLTKLLVKVYGDFAWSNPLHPDIFPGVRKMEAEVVRMACTLFHGGPNSCGTVTSGGTESILMACKAYRDIAYERGVKHPEILAPVSVHAAFDKAAHYFGMKLVHIPLDKKTMKVDVKAMRRAISKNTAMLVCSAPQFPHGIIDPIEEVAKLAVRYNIPMHVDACLGGFLIVFMAKAGYPLAPFDFRVKGVTSISADTHKYGYAPKGSSVILYSDKKYRQYQYFVAADWQGGIYASPSIAGSRPGGIIAACWATMMYMGENGYVDATRKIVSTARKIKTEIRKIKGVFVFGDPEVSVVAIGSDDFDIFRLSNALTSKGWNLNTLQYPSSIHICCTVLHTQPGVADHFIRDVKEQVAIIMKNPKEKTTGMGAIYGMAQAIPDRSLVTEISRGFLDCLYSTEVTKSNISHMNGNGKAH from the exons ATGtcttcaaaa AGTGCCTTGGAGGTGTATAAGGAGATGGTGCTGGTGTATTTGGAGGAGGGCCGGCAGCAGGTGAACTCGCGCTGCGCCCATCTGGAGCCGTGGCAGATCATCGGAGTGACAGTGATCACCACATTGGGAGCACTATGGGTCAAAGGCTTCCTCTTCCAGCAAGAAA GTCTGACATCACGAATCAAGAAGCAGTGCTTTAGACTCATCAGAAAAATACCCTTCGTCGGCGGGGCA ATCCAGAGCCAGCTGAACAAGGCTTTGGATGACATGTCTGCTAGTCTATGTACCCTCAAGGAGGGGATGAGCTACACCACAGAGCTTCCCTCCAAAGGTCTCTCTCAGGCCAAAGTAATGGAGAAAATCAAGGAGTACGACACCCTGA ATGAGGTGAAGTGGGATAAGGGATTGGTTTCTGGGGCAGTGTACTGGGGTGATGAGTCACTGACCAAACTCCTAGTGAAG GTATATGGAGATTTTGCATGGAGCAATCCACTCCACCCAGACATTTTTCCTGGCGTACGGAAGATGGAAGCAGAAGTTGTCAGAATGGCTTGCACACTCTTCCATGGTGGGCCTAACTCCTGTGGCACA GTCACTTCAGGAGGAACCGAGAGCATACTGATGGCCTGCAAAGCATACAGAGACATCGCATACGAGCGAGGCGTCAAACACCCTGAAAT CCTTGCACCTGTGAGCGTCCACGCAGCTTTTGACAAAGCGGCACATTATTTTGGGATGAAGCTGGTTCACATTCCTCTCGACAAGAAAACTATGAAAGTGGATGTGAAG GCCATGAGGAGAGCCATCAGCAAGAACACAGCCATGCTTGTCTGCTCAGCTCCCCAGTTTCCTCATGGAATCATAGATCCCATTGAGGAAGTAGCCAAG CTGGCTGTACGCTACAACATCCCGATGCATGTGGATGCCTGTCTGGGTGGTTTTCTTATTGTGTTCATGGCCAAGGCTGGTTACCCACTCGCCCCATTTGACTTCAGGGTAAAAGGTGTTACCAGCAtctctgcagacacacacaag TATGGCTACGCCCCCAAAGGTTCCTCAGTGATCCTCTACAGCGATAAAAAGTACCGTCAGTACCAATACTTTGTAGCTGCTGACTGGCAAGGGGGGATCTATGCCTCACCGTCTATAGCGGGCTCCAGGCCAGGAGGAATCATCGCCGCCTGCTGGGCGACCATGATGTATATGGGAGAGAACGGCTACGTAGACGCCACCAGGAAGATCGTCAGCACAGCTCGCAAGATCAAAACAGA AATCCGCAAGATTAAAggggtgtttgtgtttggggaTCCGGAGGTGTCGGTGGTGGCCATCGGCTCGGATGATTTTGATATTTTCCGTCTGTCTAACGCACTGACGTCAAAGGGCTGGAATCTGAACACATTGCAGTACCCGTCCAG CATCCACATTTGCTGCACAGTTTTGCACACTCAGCCAGGGGTCGCTGATCACTTTATTCGTGATGTCAAAGAGCAGGTCGCCATCATCATGAAGAACCCCAAAGAGAAAACTACAGGAATG GGAGCGATCTACGGCATGGCCCAGGCCATCCCAGACAGATCCCTAGTCACGGAGATCTCCCGAGGTTTCTTGGACTGTCTCTACAGCACTGAGGTGACCAAGTCAAACATCAGCCACATGAATGGCAACGGCAAAGCCCACTGA
- the sgpl1 gene encoding sphingosine-1-phosphate lyase 1 isoform X1: MDYWSALEVYKEMVLVYLEEGRQQVNSRCAHLEPWQIIGVTVITTLGALWVKGFLFQQESLTSRIKKQCFRLIRKIPFVGGAIQSQLNKALDDMSASLCTLKEGMSYTTELPSKGLSQAKVMEKIKEYDTLNEVKWDKGLVSGAVYWGDESLTKLLVKVYGDFAWSNPLHPDIFPGVRKMEAEVVRMACTLFHGGPNSCGTVTSGGTESILMACKAYRDIAYERGVKHPEILAPVSVHAAFDKAAHYFGMKLVHIPLDKKTMKVDVKAMRRAISKNTAMLVCSAPQFPHGIIDPIEEVAKLAVRYNIPMHVDACLGGFLIVFMAKAGYPLAPFDFRVKGVTSISADTHKYGYAPKGSSVILYSDKKYRQYQYFVAADWQGGIYASPSIAGSRPGGIIAACWATMMYMGENGYVDATRKIVSTARKIKTEIRKIKGVFVFGDPEVSVVAIGSDDFDIFRLSNALTSKGWNLNTLQYPSSIHICCTVLHTQPGVADHFIRDVKEQVAIIMKNPKEKTTGMGAIYGMAQAIPDRSLVTEISRGFLDCLYSTEVTKSNISHMNGNGKAH, translated from the exons AGTGCCTTGGAGGTGTATAAGGAGATGGTGCTGGTGTATTTGGAGGAGGGCCGGCAGCAGGTGAACTCGCGCTGCGCCCATCTGGAGCCGTGGCAGATCATCGGAGTGACAGTGATCACCACATTGGGAGCACTATGGGTCAAAGGCTTCCTCTTCCAGCAAGAAA GTCTGACATCACGAATCAAGAAGCAGTGCTTTAGACTCATCAGAAAAATACCCTTCGTCGGCGGGGCA ATCCAGAGCCAGCTGAACAAGGCTTTGGATGACATGTCTGCTAGTCTATGTACCCTCAAGGAGGGGATGAGCTACACCACAGAGCTTCCCTCCAAAGGTCTCTCTCAGGCCAAAGTAATGGAGAAAATCAAGGAGTACGACACCCTGA ATGAGGTGAAGTGGGATAAGGGATTGGTTTCTGGGGCAGTGTACTGGGGTGATGAGTCACTGACCAAACTCCTAGTGAAG GTATATGGAGATTTTGCATGGAGCAATCCACTCCACCCAGACATTTTTCCTGGCGTACGGAAGATGGAAGCAGAAGTTGTCAGAATGGCTTGCACACTCTTCCATGGTGGGCCTAACTCCTGTGGCACA GTCACTTCAGGAGGAACCGAGAGCATACTGATGGCCTGCAAAGCATACAGAGACATCGCATACGAGCGAGGCGTCAAACACCCTGAAAT CCTTGCACCTGTGAGCGTCCACGCAGCTTTTGACAAAGCGGCACATTATTTTGGGATGAAGCTGGTTCACATTCCTCTCGACAAGAAAACTATGAAAGTGGATGTGAAG GCCATGAGGAGAGCCATCAGCAAGAACACAGCCATGCTTGTCTGCTCAGCTCCCCAGTTTCCTCATGGAATCATAGATCCCATTGAGGAAGTAGCCAAG CTGGCTGTACGCTACAACATCCCGATGCATGTGGATGCCTGTCTGGGTGGTTTTCTTATTGTGTTCATGGCCAAGGCTGGTTACCCACTCGCCCCATTTGACTTCAGGGTAAAAGGTGTTACCAGCAtctctgcagacacacacaag TATGGCTACGCCCCCAAAGGTTCCTCAGTGATCCTCTACAGCGATAAAAAGTACCGTCAGTACCAATACTTTGTAGCTGCTGACTGGCAAGGGGGGATCTATGCCTCACCGTCTATAGCGGGCTCCAGGCCAGGAGGAATCATCGCCGCCTGCTGGGCGACCATGATGTATATGGGAGAGAACGGCTACGTAGACGCCACCAGGAAGATCGTCAGCACAGCTCGCAAGATCAAAACAGA AATCCGCAAGATTAAAggggtgtttgtgtttggggaTCCGGAGGTGTCGGTGGTGGCCATCGGCTCGGATGATTTTGATATTTTCCGTCTGTCTAACGCACTGACGTCAAAGGGCTGGAATCTGAACACATTGCAGTACCCGTCCAG CATCCACATTTGCTGCACAGTTTTGCACACTCAGCCAGGGGTCGCTGATCACTTTATTCGTGATGTCAAAGAGCAGGTCGCCATCATCATGAAGAACCCCAAAGAGAAAACTACAGGAATG GGAGCGATCTACGGCATGGCCCAGGCCATCCCAGACAGATCCCTAGTCACGGAGATCTCCCGAGGTTTCTTGGACTGTCTCTACAGCACTGAGGTGACCAAGTCAAACATCAGCCACATGAATGGCAACGGCAAAGCCCACTGA